The sequence below is a genomic window from Brevibacillus agri.
GACGATTGGCGGCCAAAAAGTCGCGTGGAACGGGGGGACAGGTGTCGCCACCGAATACCGCAGGCAAGGAGTGGGCCGTCAATTGATTGACGCTACGCTTGCGCTGTACCAAGAAGCGGGCGTGGAGGTTGCCACTCTGGAAGCGATGAGCCAAAACAGCAAAGCGATTGCCTTGTACGAGCAAAAAGGCTACGAAGTGGTAGACCGCCTCTTGTTCTGGCAACGAAGCGGTCCGCTGCCAGAGCACGCTTTTCACGAGCCGACCCAGTCTGACTACCGGATCAGAGGCGTGCTGGCCCAGGAAGTGGCGGCTCTGCCGTTTTACGCGGGGGATGTGGCCTGGCAAAACCAGTGGCAGAGCTTGCGCGACGCACAGGCGCTGGTGGTGGAGGACCGTCGCGGACAGGCAGTCGGGTATGCGATGTACAAAACGATGGTCAATGAAGCCGGACAGGTGAACGCCGTCGTTTTGCGGCAATGCGTGGCACAGCCGGACCATGAAGATGCCCTCGGCATTTTGAACGTCGCCCTTGCCCATGTGTTTGCCCCGTATGAGCGGGATTGCCGCAGGGCCACATTCAATTTGCGGGCAACGGAAGGGCTGCTGCTCGATGCGCTTGAGGCAGCGGGCTTCGGACCGTCGGAAACCGAGCAGGTGTACATGGTCAAACAGATGAAGGCGGCAGAACAAGTCGGGCAGTGACCGGGCAATTTGCCCCTTCAATGCTGGCAGTTGGTACAGGCAAATACTTTGCGGGACGAAAGCTCGCCTTTTTCAATCGGCTGTCCGCAGCGCGGGCAAGGCTCTCCACCCCGGTCGTACACTTGGCAGCGCTCGTCGAATCCACCCGTCAAGCGGTCGCCGCGATACAGCGGCTGGTCCATGTAGCCGCCGAAGCGGATCGCTTCCGTAAGCACCGTCTGCATGGAATGGTACAGTCTCGCTCGCTCCCCGGCAGTCAGCTCGGGAATGCGCCGCGTCGGCAAAATTCCCGCGTGAAAGCAGATTTCGTCGGAGTAGCAGTTGCCGATGCCTGCGATCCAATGCTGGTCGACCAAGGTTGTTTTCAGCACGCCGCGTTTTTCTGCGAGCAGCTCAAGAAAACGATCGAGCGTAAAGCCCGGCTCCAGCGGCTCGGGGCCGAGCGAGGCCATCCTCTCGTCGATCTGGTCGGGGGTCAAAAGGTGCAAATAGCCAAGGCGCAGCCCGTGAAAATAAAGGATGCGCTCGCCAAAGGACAGCGTCACCTGGGCTGTTCGCGCCAGCTTGTCTTCCGCTGTGCCCAAGTAGAGGAAGCCGCCCAGCATGAGGTGCAGCAGCAGGACGTGCCCGCTCTGCAAATGAAACAAAAGGTGCTTCGCGCGCCGTTCGATGAGCGTCAGGCGGTTGCCCTGTACAGTCTGAACAAACTGCGCCGGGGGTACGTTAATCGTCTTTTCCCGCTGGACAGTGGCAGCGGTAATGGCAGCGCCGCAGATTTGCTGATGAAGCAGCCCGCGATACGTTTCCATCTCTGGCAATTCCGGCATTGGCGATTCTCCCCTTCCTGGAAGTGAATGTATTTTCATAGGATTCCCAGTATGGGCAGTCAGCATGCCAGACCCGTTCTCTTTTTGGTGGCGGGTCTTTTGGTATTGTTTTTGCACAAGATTACCAACCCCATTCGTAAATCGGGTAATATAGTATAAGGGTAAGCCCCGAAGCAATTTGGACGGACAGGAGATTACATATGCAAAAAGTAAAATTGATCGCTACGGCGACTTTTGGATTGGAATCGGTGGTGGCGGAGGAAGTAAAAGCGCTCGGCTACGGCCCGGTTCAGGTGGAAAACGGCAAAGTGACGTTCTCCGCCGATATTTCTGCGATTCCTCGCACAAATTTGTGGTTACGAACGGCCGACCGCGTGCGTCTAAAGATAGGGGAATTCAAAGCGACGACGTTTGACGAGCTGTTTGAACAGACAAAGGCCCTGCCTTGGGCCGATTGGATTACGGAAGACGCCGCGTTTCCGGTCGAAGGAAAATCGGTCAAATCCACCTTGTTCAGCGTGCCGGACTGCCAGGCCATCGTGAAAAAAGCGGTGGTGGAGAGTCTGAAAAAAACGTACAAGCGCGACTGGTTTGAGGAAAAAGGGCCGCTGTACAAAATCGAGGTAGCGCTGCTCAAGGATGTGGCGACGCTGACGATTGACACTTCGGGACCGGGGCTGCACAAGCGCGGCTACCGCGAGCTGATCGGTACGGCTCCATTGAAGGAAACGATGGCGGCGGCGATGATTTTGCTGTCCCGCTGGAAACCGGATCGCGTCTTCATTGACCCGTTTTGCGGCTCCGGCACGATTCCGATTGAGGCAGCGCTGATCGGACAAAACATCGCACCGGGAATGAACCGGGAATTTGTGTCCGAAGCGTGGCCCGTCATTCCGAAGACAGCCTGGAGAGGGGCGCGCGCCGAGACGCACGATTTGGCCCGCTACGACCAGAAGCTGGAGATTATCGGAACTGACCTGGATGACGAAATCCTCAAAGTCGCGCGCCGCAATGCCGCCGAAGCGGGCGTGGACGAGCTGATTCATTTCCAGCGCATGGACGTGCGCGATGTGCGGACCAAGCGCAAGTACGGCTATCTGATTTGCAATCCGCCGTACGGGGAGCGCCTGGGCGAGTGGAAGCAGGTCAGCAGGCTGTACGGCGAAATGGGGAAAACGTTTGCTGCCATGGACACGTGGTCTTTTTACATCATCACTTCGGACGAGCAGTTTGAGGAGCATTTCGGGCGGACGGCGAGCAAGAAGCGCAAGCTCTACAACGGCAACATCAAGGTGGACTACTATCAGTTTTTCGGCCCCAAGCCGCCTCGTCAGCCCATGGTTTCCCCGACCGAATAAACGCAGCAGAGGGGCATATTGGAGGAGAAGTTTGCAATGAGAAAGAGAACATTTGGGAGCAAGATGCTTACTGCCTGTCTGGCGCTGTCTGCCTTGCTGGTTCAGGTGGCTCCGCCATCGTATGCGGCAAATGAGCCACAGCAGAAGGCAGAGACCGGAAAAGCAGCGCAGGAGACTGTGGAATTTACCGATTTGGGGAACAGCTATGCACGTAACGCCGTCAATCGGCTGGCCGGGCTGCACCTCATCAGCGGTCAGGGCGATGGCCGCTTCAATCCGCAAAACACCATGTCGCGCCAGGATATCGCGGTGCTGCTGACAAAGGTAGTGGGCTTGCAGCCGAGCCAGATTGAACAGGCTGTGTTTGCCGACGTGCCGAAGGAAAGCCCGTATGCTCCGTTTGTTTACGGACTCGCCGACCTTGGCGTGATGACTGGCAGAGGCAATCAGACACTCGGCGGCTCCGATCCGCTTACCCGGCAGGAGCTGGCCGTCATCTTGTCTCGCTTGATGAAGGCGAGCGGCGTCACAAAAGCGCCGGCACAAAGTACGGTCGCCTACAGCGACGAAGCGGAAATCGCCGACTACGCCAAAGCGGCGGTCGAGGAAGTGACCAACCAGCGCTGGATGCAGGGCGCGGCTGGCAAATTCAACCCGGGCGGAACCGTGACCCGCGCGGAGGCGGCAGTCATCGCGGAGCGCGTGCTCGATGCCCGCTACCAGCAGGCGGAGCAGGTGGATTTTACGGTAGACACGCCGCGTCTGAGCGTGCTTGCAGGTACGAGCGAGCGGCTGGTGGTAAAAAGCGCCAAAGGGGACGAGCTGCCTTTTACCCCGATCTTCGCCTTTGATCGCCCTGAGCTGGGTACGGTGTTGGCAGACGGAACCTTCGTCGCAGGCCCGACTCCGGGAAAAGGGAACTTGACCGTAACAGTGGGCTATAAAACCGTGACGGTCCCGGTGGAGATCAAGGACGCTGGCAAACCGCCTGTCGCAGAGGCGGGAGAGTCTGGCTCAACTGGCACAACCGCCCCGACTGTCACTGCTCCTGCCGATAGCCCGCAAGCTGGCGAGAGCAAGCCAGCGACAGAGAGCGAGAAAACGGAAACTGACCCGGCAACGGCTGCCGACGATGCGCAGCAACCAGCAGAAGAGAAAGAAGCGGTCGAGCCTGCCGAGCAGGACGAGCTGGTCAACATCGCTCCTGGCAGCTTCACCTCGGTCGCTACTTTTGGACCGCCGGACTCGTATTTCCAGCAGGTGGAAAAGCAGTATCCAGGCCCTGTAGGCGGACTGGTCACGCCTTCCGAGGAATGGACCGGGTACAACCGTCAGTTCGGCCGCAAGGTGACGGTTGCGCTCAACGAAGCAAAGCCGCTGGAGCGGGTCGCGTTGACGTTCAAGCAGCAAAAAACGTCCGGGATCACGCTGCCGGAATACATGGAAGTCGAAGTGTCCCGCGACGGTAAAGCGTGGTCGTACGCCGGACGCGCTGTCCACGACGTTCCTGCTAGCGAGAATCAGGTGGTCGTGCGCACGCTCGCCGTCACGCTGCCTGATGTACAAACGCGTTACGTCCGGGTATCGTTCCCGGTGAAGGTGTTTGCTTTTGCCCGCCAATTGGAGGTCTGGGCGAAAAACGAGAGCGACTGGCAAGGCGGAGCTGTCCTCTTGCCGCCGCCAAGCCCGGCGAAAGCGACGCAGGACCAAAAAGCGACGCGCCGCGTGGAAAACATGCTGCTCGCTTACTCGGGAGCGTATGGAGAGCGCGGAACGTGGACGAAGGAAGATTTTCTGCCGATGGTCGGCTATCGCACTGCGGACGGCTACATG
It includes:
- a CDS encoding GNAT family N-acetyltransferase, coding for MITIKRMSDCTFAEVTKAWNRGFEGYFIPIVMTEEMLVQRLGSEGYALSLSVVAFDGTEPIGLVASGLRTIGGQKVAWNGGTGVATEYRRQGVGRQLIDATLALYQEAGVEVATLEAMSQNSKAIALYEQKGYEVVDRLLFWQRSGPLPEHAFHEPTQSDYRIRGVLAQEVAALPFYAGDVAWQNQWQSLRDAQALVVEDRRGQAVGYAMYKTMVNEAGQVNAVVLRQCVAQPDHEDALGILNVALAHVFAPYERDCRRATFNLRATEGLLLDALEAAGFGPSETEQVYMVKQMKAAEQVGQ
- a CDS encoding Fpg/Nei family DNA glycosylase, with the translated sequence MPELPEMETYRGLLHQQICGAAITAATVQREKTINVPPAQFVQTVQGNRLTLIERRAKHLLFHLQSGHVLLLHLMLGGFLYLGTAEDKLARTAQVTLSFGERILYFHGLRLGYLHLLTPDQIDERMASLGPEPLEPGFTLDRFLELLAEKRGVLKTTLVDQHWIAGIGNCYSDEICFHAGILPTRRIPELTAGERARLYHSMQTVLTEAIRFGGYMDQPLYRGDRLTGGFDERCQVYDRGGEPCPRCGQPIEKGELSSRKVFACTNCQH
- a CDS encoding THUMP domain-containing class I SAM-dependent RNA methyltransferase, which produces MQKVKLIATATFGLESVVAEEVKALGYGPVQVENGKVTFSADISAIPRTNLWLRTADRVRLKIGEFKATTFDELFEQTKALPWADWITEDAAFPVEGKSVKSTLFSVPDCQAIVKKAVVESLKKTYKRDWFEEKGPLYKIEVALLKDVATLTIDTSGPGLHKRGYRELIGTAPLKETMAAAMILLSRWKPDRVFIDPFCGSGTIPIEAALIGQNIAPGMNREFVSEAWPVIPKTAWRGARAETHDLARYDQKLEIIGTDLDDEILKVARRNAAEAGVDELIHFQRMDVRDVRTKRKYGYLICNPPYGERLGEWKQVSRLYGEMGKTFAAMDTWSFYIITSDEQFEEHFGRTASKKRKLYNGNIKVDYYQFFGPKPPRQPMVSPTE
- a CDS encoding DUF4855 domain-containing protein; translation: MRKRTFGSKMLTACLALSALLVQVAPPSYAANEPQQKAETGKAAQETVEFTDLGNSYARNAVNRLAGLHLISGQGDGRFNPQNTMSRQDIAVLLTKVVGLQPSQIEQAVFADVPKESPYAPFVYGLADLGVMTGRGNQTLGGSDPLTRQELAVILSRLMKASGVTKAPAQSTVAYSDEAEIADYAKAAVEEVTNQRWMQGAAGKFNPGGTVTRAEAAVIAERVLDARYQQAEQVDFTVDTPRLSVLAGTSERLVVKSAKGDELPFTPIFAFDRPELGTVLADGTFVAGPTPGKGNLTVTVGYKTVTVPVEIKDAGKPPVAEAGESGSTGTTAPTVTAPADSPQAGESKPATESEKTETDPATAADDAQQPAEEKEAVEPAEQDELVNIAPGSFTSVATFGPPDSYFQQVEKQYPGPVGGLVTPSEEWTGYNRQFGRKVTVALNEAKPLERVALTFKQQKTSGITLPEYMEVEVSRDGKAWSYAGRAVHDVPASENQVVVRTLAVTLPDVQTRYVRVSFPVKVFAFARQLEVWAKNESDWQGGAVLLPPPSPAKATQDQKATRRVENMLLAYSGAYGERGTWTKEDFLPMVGYRTADGYMRDQMFDTILFLPYQNMPVTKDGWRGYMNDLFGTGKQLDALNQAMREYNRLRGTLYTTPTQENVVLALPYPNAAQTNFGQIADNKPSLSFNPAGIGEEQAYLNRKAALEWYFQELQKRWNKEGYAYLKLEGIYWFHELIEDSAPKERTLIRDMASMVHNEALRFYWIPYYGAPGVAEWKSLSFDYAFLQPNYYSDKPVQLDRIEGVLDVVSKYGMGVEIEGDERMYRDPKFYQTYYNQLVAAHKLGMDKNNIHAYYYGSKTLIESANSKDPVMRAIYDDTYKWMRGRFDREEYFEATELP